The genomic window CCTCTTGTACAATGATGCTTGAGTTGGACGACATGGCTCCCTCCGCGTGAGTGAAAATCGATTTGATTGTCGTTTTCAGTTTACCAAGATGCAGCCGTGTCTCCAACTCATTTAGGACGCACCCAAAGTATTTCCTCATGACCGTACTTTAACTGGCGATGTGGCCTTCAGCCCAAATGGCAGCCTTCTGGCCGTGGCAACCAAGATGGGCCTGGATCTGCGTCGTGAAGGCGATTGGCGAGTTGTCTTACAGGATTCAAGGTATGATGCTCGTTCGATTGCTTTTTCTTCCAATGCGTGCCTGTTGGCAGTGGGTGATGCAGTTGGCGGCATCCACCTTTATGATTTGAGATAGAGGCCAGTGCCTCTCGTTCTTTCCACTTTCCAGCAATATCTTGAATCCACTCTTGGTGCTCAGGGCAAAGTGTGACACCCTGTCAACGTTACTCCAACCTTGAAATCATGTCGCTTCACTGTCTTCGCCTTCGCTCCCTTATCTCCCTCCTCCTGGCGGCGCTATCGCTGCTGGTCATCACCGCTTCGGCCCGCGCCGCGCCTGCCGCCCAATCCGGCTCCGACCCCAACGCCGACTGCCTGGCCTGCCACGGCGTGCCCGGCCGCGAGATGCAATTGCTCGGCGGCGAAACGCTGTCGGTCTACGTCGATGGCGACAGCTTTGCCCACTCGGTTCATGGCCGCAAGGACATCACCTGCACCGCCTGCCACACCAACATCAGCGGCTATCCGCATCCGCCCCAGATGGCCCGCGACCGCCGCGACTACCAGTTGCAGAACTACGCCGCCTGCCGCAACTGCCACCCCGAAGTCTACGACAAAACCCTCGATTCGATGCACACAAAGGCGCTGGCCAGCGGCGAGCGCAATGCCGCCGTCTGCACTGACTGCCACGGCGCCCACGACGTCACACCGCCGGCACGACGCCGACCAGTTTCAACTTCACCGGCCAGCGCAAAGACAGCGGGAGCGGGTTGCTGTTTTACAACGCCCGCTGGTATGATCCCGTCATTGGCCGCTTCCTGGCGGCGGACACGATTGTGCCGGAGCCGGGGAATCCGCAAAGCCTGAACAGGTACAGCTATGTCCATGACGAGGGCTGCGTTTTCAAACCCTCAGTCGCCTGCCATCGCCGCCGCCAGCGCCTGCACATACCCCCTCGCCACCGCCGCCGGATGGTAGAGGTCGCGAGCGCGGCGGCCGGCCTCGGCGCCAAGCGCAGCGGCGTGGTCGGGGTCGGATAGCAGCCGGGCCAGGTTCTGCGCCACGGCTTCGGGGTTGCCGGGCGGGGCCAGATAGCCGGTGACGCCCGGCTCGACCATATCGGGCAAGGCCCCCACCGCCGTCGCCGCCACCGCCCGCCCGGCCGCCATGGCTTCGGCCACGATCACCGGCGCGTGCTCGTCGAACGAAGTCAGCACCAGCGCCTGCGCCCGCCCCAGCGCCTCTTTGATCTCAGCCTGCGGCGGCGAGCCACGGAAACGAACGGCGTCACCCAGGGGGGCCGCCTGGCGGTGCAGGGCGTCGGCATAGGCCGGGTCGGCCGTGGCGCCGATGATCTCGAACAACAGGCCGGGGAAATCCGGCTGCAAGCGCCCGACGGCGGCGATCGCCACCTCCAGACCCTTGCGCGGGGTGATGTTGCCCACGAACAGCAGCCGGTTCGGCTCCGGCGGCGGCGAAGGCTCGAAAAACAGCGGCGCCACCGGGTTGTTCACGCGGTGAAACTGCGCCTGCGTGCGCGGGCGGTAGAGTTCGATCACGTGGTTGGAGATGGCGACGATGTGCCGCACCCGGCGCAAGGTCTGGCGCTCCAGCCAGAGTTCCCACAACGAAGCCAGCCGCGTGAACCAGGTGCGGCGGGTGGACAGTTCCTTGCCCGGGAAGCCGTGGATGGTGTGGACGGTGGGCCGGCCCGAATCGAGCGCGGGCAGGGCGTATTCGTATTGGTGGGTCGAGATGGCGTCGGGCGCGAGCTGGCGCAGGAGCGGCGCCACCAGCCCGGCCGTCCGCATCATGTTGGGCGCCAGGCGGCTGGGCCGGGCGGCGAAGTTGTGGACGGTGTAGCCCGGCCGTTCGTAGCCGCCTTCGGGGATGCCCTGCCGGTGCTGGATCAGGTGCAGGTCGATGCTGGCGTCGCGGCCCAACTCGTCGCGCAGGCTGGCGATGACGCTCTGGATACCGCCGCGGGCGGGAGCATCGAAAGGGAAGTGACCGAGGATGGCGAGGCGCATGGGGGGGCGAGTGGCAGGTGGCAGGTGGCGTGTTGCGTGTTGCGTGTTGCGTGTTGCGTGTTGCGTGTTGCGTGTTGCGTGTTGCGTGTTGCGTAGAATTGTGGCTTATGATGAAAAAAAAACGCAAAAAAGAGTACAAGATACGGAATACGAATCAATAACCAATAACCAATCACTAATCTCCAATCTCCAATCTCCAATCCCCAATCACCCCCCCATACGCCCCCACCGTCTGCTCGAGTACGGCATCGAGTCGGAAGCGTTGGGCCAGGTGACGGGCCTGCTGGCCCCAGCGGGCGGCCTGGGCCGGGTCGGACAGGGGCCGGGCCAGGGCGGCGGCCAGGGCGGCGGGGTCGTCGGGCGGGACGAGCAGGCCGGCCAGCTCATCGCCCAGCATATCGGGCACGCCGCCGACGGCGGTGGCCACCACCGGGCAGCCGGCGGCCATTGCTTCGGCCAGGGCCACGGGCGCCGTCTCCTGGCGGGCGGCGAGGACGACGGCCTGCGCCCCCTCATAAGCGGCCAGCAGGTCGGGCCGGGCCAGGTTGCCCAGGAAGCGGATGCGCTCTTGCAGCCCGGCGGCGGCGATGAGGTCGCGGCAGGCGGCGACATAGCTGGGATGGGTGTCGGTTTCGCCGGCGATGTGAAGGTGGGCGGCGGGGAAGGCGGGGGCGATGCGGGCAAAAGCGCGGATGAGCGTATCGATGCCTTTGCGGGGGATGACCCGGGCCGGGCAGAGCAAGCGACCGGGCTGCGGCTGCGGGCGGAGGTCGAAGCAATCGTTATCGACCGGGTTGGCGATGTCGCGCCAGGCGATGTGAGGGTAGCCGGCAAAGGCCCGGCGGACATAGGGGCTGATGGCCGTGCAGTGGCGGGCGCGGCGCAGCACCCAGGCCTCATAGAGGGCGTCGTAGCGCCAGGCCAGCCATTCCGCGGCGCTCTGCGACCCGCTCAGCGCCGCCTCGCGCTTGATCACGCCGTGGACGGTGACGAGCGAAGGGTAGGGTGCATCCAGGGCGGCGGCGCCATAGAAATTGACCCCGTGCGCGTGGATCACATCCGGCTGCACGGCCGAGGCCACCGCGACAAGGGCGCGGCGCATGTCGCTTTGCCAGCGCAGCCGCCGGAAGCGCGTCACCGGCAGGCGGTGGACGGTTACAGGGCCGTCGTTTTCCTGGCCGGGGGCGATACCCGGCTGGGCGGCGGCGACGAACACCTCCAGCCTCGGCCGTTTTGCCAGCCCGCGCGCCAGCATCTGCACGACGGCAGTGGCCCCGCCGACGAGCGTCTGGCCGGGAAGGGGGTAGGGGCCGAAGAGGAGGATGCGCATGGTGGGGAAGGATGGATGGCTAGTTAAAGAAATGATACTCGGTCCTGAAACGTGATGCGTGATGCGTGAAAATCGCCGACGTTTTCTCACGTTTCACGCTTCACGGTTTATGACCTTCATAACAAATCAACCTAGCGATCAATAAGTGCGTCGCACCTGTAGAGTCGCGTAGATCGCCGCCAACTCGGCCGTCTGCTGCTCGATGCCGAAACGCTGGCCCGCCTGCCTGCGCCCTGCCTGCCCCATCGTGGCCGCAAGATCAGGTGCAGAGAGAAGGCGGCGGAGGGCGGCGGCCAGGGCGGCAGGGTCGGTGGGCGGGACGAGCAGCCCGGTCTTCTCGGCGCTCACCAGGTCGGGCAGGGCGCCGGTGGCGGCGGCGATGACCGGCAGCCCGGCGGCCATGCCTTCGATCACGGTGCGGCCGAAGGGTTCCGGCTGGGCGGGGACGAAGCAGAGCAGGTCGGCGGCCAGCAGCAGGCGGGGGATGTTCTGGCGAAAGCCGGTGAAGCACAGCCGCCCGGCCACGCCCAACCGGCCGGCCAGGCCCCGCAGCTCGGCCTCGATCTCCGGCTCCAGAAAGTCCGGCTGGCCGACGATGAGGCCGTACAGGTCGGGGAAGTCGGGCGCGACCTGGGCCAGTCCCTGGATGAACGTATCGAGTCCCTTGCGGCGCATCAATCGGCCGGCCACCACGGCCAAACGGGCGTCGGGCGGCAGGCCCCATTCGGCGCGCACGCCGCTGCGGTCGGGCGGGACGGCGTAGGGGGCCAGGTCGATGGCATTGGGCAGGATGATCTGGCGGCGAAAGCGGGCGCCCTGGCTGATCTGGTCAGCACCGAGGGCGGCGGAAGTGACGATGCCCATCGCCGGCAGCCGGCTGATGAGGCGATGGAAGGGGTCGAGCGGGGTGAAGGAGCGGACGGTGACGAGGCTGGGGCGATGGCAGCGCCAGGCGGCCAGGATGCCGGCTTCGGCCAGGGGGAGGGCGTCGTTGAGGTGGACGAGATCGACCCTCTGCTCGCGAATGAGCCGGGCGATGAAGCCAGCCGTATGGCGGGTGCGCAGCCACAGCCGCCGGGTGACGGATACCCACTGCCGCATCTCCCCCCTCTCCCTCCCTCCCTCTCTCCCTGCGTCTCTGCGTCCCTGCGTCTCCCCCTCCCTCCCTCCCTGCGTCCCTCCCTCCCCCCTTCCCTGCGTCCCTGCGTCCCTCCCTCCCCTGCGCGGGATAGCCGTCCCCTGCCCGGCGTCGTAGCCGAAGACCGGTAGGCCGAGTTCGAGGACGGCCGGCAGACGGGCGACGGCCGGGGAGAGGAGGACGAGCGGCTCGAAGCGGTCGCGGTCGAGATGGCGCAGGAGCAGGAGCAAGCTCTGGATCGAGCCGCCTGGTTCGGGGGCAAAATCGACAAAGAGGAGGCGAGGCCGGGTCATGGCTGGCGGGCTGCCACGGGCGCGGCCGGGGCGGGCCGTCCCAGGCTGGTCTCCAGGGCTTCGAGCACGAAGGCCAGGGAGATGGCCGCCACCAGGCTGACCAACACACCCACCAGCAGGATCTGCCAGGTGCGGCTGGGGAGGGCCTGGTCGGGCAGCTGGGCGGGATCGACCACCTGCAAGTAGCCGACATTGCTGCCTTGCATGATCTTGAGCCGGGCTTCGTCGGCTTTGTCGGCCAGGAAGTCGTAGGAGGCCTGGGCGCGAGCCAGCCGGTTGACAAGTGATTTGTATTGCTCTTGCAGGCCGAGCAGGTAGATGAGTTGTTGCTGGCGCTCGGTGAGTTGGCGCTCGTATTCGGCGATGGCGGCACGATGCCCGGCGGCGGCGGCGGCATAATCGGCGGCGGCGGCGCGCTGGCGTTGGGCCTGGGCCTGAAGGCTTTCGATCTCAGCGGCCAGGGCGGGGGATGGGGTTGCGACCGGCTTGGGAGCAGTCGAAGTCGTCTCGTCGTCGGGCTGCAGGGCATCGAGTTGTTTCTGCGTCTGCCCGACCAGCGTGCGGTATTCCGCTGCCAGACGGTCGTTGCGGGCGGCTTCCACCTGGGCGGCATCGCGCTCGGCCCGCAGATTGCGCAACAAGTCCTGATAGGCCAATGTCTCGCGCTCGAGGTCGCTGACCTCGTTCTTCAGTTGGAAGTCTTGCAGGGCTTCGTCGGCGGCGGCCAGCGTCTGCACCTGCTGGGCAAGCTGGGCCTCGATGAAGTCGCGCGAGGTCTGGGCAGGGGTGGAGCGGATGGTGCGGTAGGCATCGAGGGCATTTTCGACCTGGGCGCTGACCACCTTTTGCGCCAGTTCGGGCGTGGGCATGCGGGCTGTGACGGTCACGAAGTCGAACTGGTGCTCGCTGCCGATGCGTTCGATCAGTTCGACGGCCGAGAGATCGAGTCCCAGGTCGGCAATGGTGCGCCAGGCGACGGAGGGCAGGCGGAGGACGTCGTAGAACTCGTCGTGGACGCTCTGCACCTGCTCGCTGCTGGCGGTGTAGCGGCTCTGCGAGAAGAGCGGCACTTCCTGCGGATCGACGACGTTGATCTGCAACCGCTCGCTGGCCACGTACTCTGGCCCCGATGTTCCGGCCACGGCGATGACGGCGGCGGCGGTGACGAAGGGCAGCAGGAGCAGCAGCCACCAGCGGCGGAGGAGGATGCGCAGGAAAGACCGGGGTGGGGGTTGGGTGGTCATGG from Caldilineales bacterium includes these protein-coding regions:
- a CDS encoding NapC/NirT family cytochrome c; translated protein: MSLHCLRLRSLISLLLAALSLLVITASARAAPAAQSGSDPNADCLACHGVPGREMQLLGGETLSVYVDGDSFAHSVHGRKDITCTACHTNISGYPHPPQMARDRRDYQLQNYAACRNCHPEVYDKTLDSMHTKALASGERNAAVCTDCHGAHDVTPPARRRPVSTSPASAKTAGAGCCFTTPAGMIPSLAASWRRTRLCRSRGIRKA
- a CDS encoding glycosyltransferase family 4 protein, whose translation is MRLAILGHFPFDAPARGGIQSVIASLRDELGRDASIDLHLIQHRQGIPEGGYERPGYTVHNFAARPSRLAPNMMRTAGLVAPLLRQLAPDAISTHQYEYALPALDSGRPTVHTIHGFPGKELSTRRTWFTRLASLWELWLERQTLRRVRHIVAISNHVIELYRPRTQAQFHRVNNPVAPLFFEPSPPPEPNRLLFVGNITPRKGLEVAIAAVGRLQPDFPGLLFEIIGATADPAYADALHRQAAPLGDAVRFRGSPPQAEIKEALGRAQALVLTSFDEHAPVIVAEAMAAGRAVAATAVGALPDMVEPGVTGYLAPPGNPEAVAQNLARLLSDPDHAAALGAEAGRRARDLYHPAAVARGYVQALAAAMAGD
- a CDS encoding glycosyltransferase family 4 protein encodes the protein MRILLFGPYPLPGQTLVGGATAVVQMLARGLAKRPRLEVFVAAAQPGIAPGQENDGPVTVHRLPVTRFRRLRWQSDMRRALVAVASAVQPDVIHAHGVNFYGAAALDAPYPSLVTVHGVIKREAALSGSQSAAEWLAWRYDALYEAWVLRRARHCTAISPYVRRAFAGYPHIAWRDIANPVDNDCFDLRPQPQPGRLLCPARVIPRKGIDTLIRAFARIAPAFPAAHLHIAGETDTHPSYVAACRDLIAAAGLQERIRFLGNLARPDLLAAYEGAQAVVLAARQETAPVALAEAMAAGCPVVATAVGGVPDMLGDELAGLLVPPDDPAALAAALARPLSDPAQAARWGQQARHLAQRFRLDAVLEQTVGAYGGVIGDWRLEIGD
- a CDS encoding glycosyltransferase family 4 protein: MTRPRLLFVDFAPEPGGSIQSLLLLLRHLDRDRFEPLVLLSPAVARLPAVLELGLPVFGYDAGQGTAIPRRGGRDAGTQGRGEGGTQGGREGETQGRRDAGREGGRERGEMRQWVSVTRRLWLRTRHTAGFIARLIREQRVDLVHLNDALPLAEAGILAAWRCHRPSLVTVRSFTPLDPFHRLISRLPAMGIVTSAALGADQISQGARFRRQIILPNAIDLAPYAVPPDRSGVRAEWGLPPDARLAVVAGRLMRRKGLDTFIQGLAQVAPDFPDLYGLIVGQPDFLEPEIEAELRGLAGRLGVAGRLCFTGFRQNIPRLLLAADLLCFVPAQPEPFGRTVIEGMAAGLPVIAAATGALPDLVSAEKTGLLVPPTDPAALAAALRRLLSAPDLAATMGQAGRRQAGQRFGIEQQTAELAAIYATLQVRRTY